TTGGGTGCTGGAGAGCACAAAAACTGGCGCTTCTCGAAAGATGTAGTGAAGGTACCCCATGAAATGGTGTCTTCCCTGCATCAACATTTGAGAAGCCTCACTGCCTGCCAAAGAGCCCCAGCCACCTCATGTCTTCAAAGTGGGGCAGCTCATCTGCAGCAGAAGTCCCTTCGTGTTTCTGGAGGTGGTTGCCTGTGATGGCGTGTCCTGTAATAGATGTGGGACACCTGGCGGTACTGTCAGTCAGAGGCGACTGTCCTTGCACCATGGCTGTGAGCGTGGGCTCAGCCCTCGCCTGAGTCTTGCGGAGGCCTAATTCATCCCTGTCTGAGTTGAAGCATTGCTTGGCTCTGTGCCACAACAGGTTTTTTCTCCACTCGGtgcaaaaagcagctgctgctgcttcttgagAGTCAGGAGCAGGCTGCCGCAAGCCCTGTTGGAAGGAGGCAAATATTTACGTGCTTTAATACGTTAAGATAAATGATACACGTCAGAACGCTGTGACGTCTGTGTGAGCGATGTGATGTTTCTAATAGTTAATgcttaaaaaatacttaaaacgCTTAAAAACCTGcttgcagagagagaaaaactagGCTGTCTCGTCACCTTATTGGCAAGCGGGCCCATCCGTTTTGAAAGGGGAGAAGCTGGGTGGTGAAGGACTTTGTAATTTAGGCAATTGAGATAAAAGAATGGCTCGCCACTTCAGGCTGTCAGCAGATAACCTAGACAATATACCTTAAGCAGCATAGGGAGTGATGTACAGGAGGAGCCTTCCCTTGCTTTTTGCTGATTGTCCATCAGGAAAGATCCTACTCGGAACTGtcttttttcagaaagacagagtGCTCAGCAGAAGTTGGGCTACACAGGAGATCAAGGCACACAATGCAAAACTGCATCGGCGCAGAGTGCGGttgtatttgtgtttgttttccgAGTGCTTTCAGATAAAGGCTGCTCTCACAAACCATTTACAGGTGGAGCAGTCTGTCGTTGCTGGCAGCTGCAAGGCAAGCTCTTGGGAGTTCTGATCAAAGCCCATCTTGAGACAACGTGAAGGCCAAGATTGACGCGGACCATTCCCAAATAAAGGCTTCcactgagatgctgctgctctcctccccaAATATGAAATGGGAATTGGACCAGCTAACGATGACTTCAAAGCTGGTAGCAGTGACAGAGCAGTTTCAATGCCTGGAAAAACGCAGAGGACGCTttggaagcaaagcagaaaggcatAAAACAGAAGCATCGCAGTGGGAATCTTGACCCCTAGCTATTGATGACAGAgatcccacagcagccagcttcTGCATGCCCACCGCCAGGTGAGGCTGGAGGAGCTCCCCACAGCACAAGCTCACCTTGCAAAACCCATTCAATGTCATCAGCATTAACTTACCTTGATGCATGCTGCCTCGGTTGCCTTCAGAACGTGCCCAGCTGCTTGAAGTAGGTTCTGTGCGTTGCTCACGAGCAGCTCAGAAGAGGACTTGCTCTCTGCAGTGACTGCTTTCACCCTTAAAGACACGTAGAGATATTTTACTGGAAAAGCATGCAAGTGTGCACCCCTCCGTGGCCAGGTACTCCAAAGCCAGAAACGGTGTCCCCTGCACTGCTATAGAAGTGTTCCAGGGGAGACAAGAGGCAAGCAAATGGGAGGAaagggctgctgccagcaagcagcagaaagacaaGAGCCTGAACTGCAACTGAGCTCTGAGGGCTACACCCACACCCAGCACAGACCACCGTGCATGTCTCTTTGAGCCTCGGGGAGACTCCTTGTTTCCAGCAACTCACCTGGCCACGATGGCGAGCTGGCTGCTGATGGTGTGGGTCTGCTCCGCGGCGCGCAGCAGCTCCGTGGAACATCTCTTGTCCAGGCAGATCTTCGCAACGGCGCGGCCGAACGTAACAAATGCCAACCCGTCAGAAGCAAGTTGCCTGGCGCAGGCAACAAGCTGCTCCTTGCtctaaaacaaaatggaaatgtgaggggggaggaggaggaaaaaaaaacaaaccatctTTCCTGTAAGGTGGGAGCATCCAGAAAGGCCAGGTGTATTCTGAAATGAGGAAAGCACTAGTCACAGGACTCACATCTCCTTTCAGGAAAGTAATTCCTGAAATAACTGATGCAAATGCACCCATTGCCACTCTTAGAAGGATGGGATAACGTGGGTTTTTCAGCAGGCACTGGGCATTTGGGTACCTTTCCTAGAAGGCATCTTTGTACCTATAAAAGTGATGGGGTGGAGGGGGTGAGAAACTCCATACCGTGATGGGGCCCTTCTTCCTCAGGAACTGAGTCATGTGAAGCATCCTTAGTGCCATGTCCTTGGTGATCTGGGGCATCCTGCTGGGACCTCCCTGCATTCTGATACTgtcttctctctcctgcttcccAGGGCTGCTTGCAAAGAAGGTACTGAGAGGACCGTTCTCTCGCTGTCAAGACAACAACTGAATAGATTTTAAAGTCTGGAGAACGCAGATGCATCAGCGTTGAGGAGTTTCTGCCTGCATGTTTCTGAAGCAATTTGTGGTGAATAAAGAGGTGGGACAGCTGCCTGTAACCTTGCTGAGTCTGCTCTGCCTTCCTGAACAGTCTTTCTCTCCCCTGTCTTCACCCACAGTGGGATTACTAAGTCCAAATGCCCCATGCTATCATCTCCTGGAGCTGTCTCCAAACAGGCAGTAACTGTTGTGTAAGCTGGCGGTGCCCATAGTTGAGAAGTGCAACCCAGTCCTCTaaactgctctgcagagggatgTGGATCGTGTTACTGAAGCCTTTGCTGGCTCCTggcagctgacagcagctgtgggagcagggtggctgctcctcctgccaccCTGAGGAAGGCTTGCCGAGAGGtgaggagctgagcagagagagGCAGTATTTTAGGGAAAGGAAGGGCAGTGCAACCCCCTGCTCCTTAGGAACGGTGTTTTGGAGATGGATTTATTTACGCAAAGGTCTCTATCAGATGAGATATCCAGAGCTCAGTTGAATGGGGCACCCAGCAGCTTGATCTAACATGGAAATTGGCTCTGCCTTGGGCAGGGCTTGGACTGTGGATTTCCAGGAGATCTCTCCTAACCTCAGTTATCCTCGTACTCAGCAGTGTTCATCACACTGCACTAAAAGTTAACGGGGGAAAAATTACCGTACCATTTCACGTGCCTCTCTGACAGCTCTGCTTGCTTGTCCGCTCCCGCTCTGCCAAGTTTCTGCTGACTTAGTGGGCCTCAGAGCATGAAGCTGTCGGGCTGGGGAGAgcttggctgtgctgctgcactgccctggggagcacTGGTCCCCCACGTTTTGCAGGTGTTGTCTCATGAGCTCCAGGATGTGTCCATTGatgccctggacagcctgaaGCTGCGTGGCAAGGTAGTGTGCTTTAGCTGACCAGTACCAGACAATGATGTCTAGGTGGAGATGCCTTTTGTCCTGGTGGCTTTGGAAGAGCTGGCTGGCGCTGCCCACTGCATCAGATGTGAGCACCAGGAGGTGGTCTGCAACAGAGAGCAGGTCTGCCTGCGACTGCAGTTGAGCGGTGGTCTCCAGGACATCTTGGAGGGTGGTTTTGACCCACTGAACGTTGGCCATTAGCCGACTTGCCTtctctttaaaagctttttggCTCATCTCCCTGCACTCCTCGGGGAGGGGAGACAGGGCTGGTCCAACCACATCTCGAATGACTTGTAGATGTTCAGTGTTGGCTTTCTCCAGGTGGAGCAATAATGCCTTGGCCCTGAGGGCCAAGTCTCTCTGCAGGAGCTCAAAGCGAACGTACAAGCTGGCAGTAGGCAGCGGGGAGACCAAGAGTGTATTGGAGGCATCCAGCAGTGCTTCCATTAGCACGTTTATCTCTTCCCTGAGGGCGAGGATTTCACTGCGACTGCAGTCCTCAGGGCAAGTGAAGTAAGAGAGCTgggcagcttcctgcagcctcaggGAGTTCTCAGACACAGCAGCCAAGAGGCTCTGCGAACAAAGCTTGTTCTTCATGGCACTTCTTAGCTCCCTCAGGAACAGGATGTCTTTGCCTATGAACTGATCCACAGCACCCAGGAGCACGTGCATGCTGATAGCCCACTGGACACAGCGCAGCTCCAGGATGGCCTCTCCCAGCTTGCAGGAGCCCTTGAAGGACATTGCTTTCTCAAGTAACACTTTGGTGTTCATCTGAGCGTGTGAAAATTTGGCTTGGACTTGTAGAAAATTCTCCCATACGCCAGGACAAATGGGATATTGCTTACTACAGGCCATGCTCGCAATGTCCTCTGCTAACTGAACCGCTCCTGCTAAGCCCATCATGGTCTCATCCAAAGCCTGCTTGCCGCTCATAAAGTCAGCAGCCAAGATAAAGCCCAGTACTTGTTGAGACAGACTGTACCAAGAGCCTGCCACGGCTGCCAGGCACTCTTTGGTCTCACAGATGGTTTCTGAGAGAGTGAGTGCCATTTGGAGAAGTCTGCCTTGACGCTGGAGCTGCCCTGGGGCTATTTCCCTGGCCAAGCTAATGACACACTGTGTCAGTAAGATCATCTTCTGGTACTGCCCCAGCATCTCCATCAGGGGAGAGGCAGCAACAGGCAGCGCTTCCTTTGCTGCATTGACACAGCAGTTAGAGAGTTCGAGCAAGGCGGAGCAAGCGGCGTTCACAGCCGCTGTATCATGGGCTCTTGTTGCTTCTAGGAGTGCTGTAATGACAGGctgcatttctcctttccttggaGCAACATCTGGGTGTGAGTTACCTGCTTGTGGAGACGGATGACTTAAGACATCATCTTGCAATTGAGCTTGACTGGTAACGTTTTTTAACCCAGCGTAGGGTGAGCTGAGTTCAAGCTCCTTTGCAACATCAGTGCTCCGTACTTGTTCCCGGAGAGGGCTGAGGATATCTGGGTGGTTGGACCCATCCAGCCCATCCCGAACACGGTGAGCAGAATCCATCAGGCAGCTCACTGTCTTTGAAAAGGCATCCCTAGTTTGGAGGCAGGAGCGTCTCTCCAGGCAAAGGGCCGTGGCTGCTTTCAGCTCAAGAACAGACTTGGCCAGCTGTTCAACCCAGACCAGCAAGCCATTCCTGAAAATGGGGTCTGTGGCTCTATCCACGTACCTGGCAGCAGCTTCAGCGACCCAGTGAGCCCAACTGGTGAGGCTAGTGGCATGCCAGGAGAGCCTTTCGGGGTCCTCACTTTGTAGGGCCTCGTCACAGCACTCCTTGTGCTTGGCCATTTCCTGGATGGACAGCTTCAGGAATTCATGCATGCTGACTGTCTCCTCGAAACACTGCGAGAGGCTTTCTGTTGTTCCAGCCCACGCGTGGTACAAggactgcagctgctgagcagtgctcgTATGGGCTGGatttctgctcatttctgtGAGCACTGGAGGGAGACTGGCAAGGAGGCTCTTTAAGTACTCTACCCAGTCTTGGATTTCTCTGGCAGTTTGGGTTTTGGTGCACCTGGCCAGGACAAAGCCTGCCACTCTGAGCATCTGCTGGGCATGTGTGAAAAAGGTGGCAGTGAGAGGCTGAAGCTTCTTCAGTAatgctccctgccctgctggaaaACACCCTGTCCCTGCAAGGGTAAGCGCTTCTTCTACTAACTGCCTCAAGGGCTCCTTGGCTTCGGAGAAGGTGTCGAGGATTTGGTTCAGAGTAGCTTTGAGCACGGCCTGGTCAAGGTTCTCCACCTCCTTTCCCATGGTGTGACATTTCTCCTTCAGGCTGCTCTCTCCCAAGCTTGGCCCTGTCCGTCCCTCCTGCTGACTTACGTGgcagcaaatgctttttctgagcCGCAGGAGAACCCAGCAACGTTTTACCAGCTCCTGCTTCAGATCTGGCCTGCACGTCTCTGCTAGCAGCATGCAGTAGAAAACTACTGCTTCCACGTGAGCGCTGAACTCGCTGTCGGAGAGATGCACTGGGTCTGGGCGGCAGAGGAGAGCCAGCAGCCTATGCACGTGCTGGGAGAAGGTCCCGTGTCCGTCCTGGAGCTCCTTGCTGCCTGTGCTGTCGACAAGCAAGGAAACAAGCTCTTGGACGGTCCTCTCCATCAGCTGGAAAGCATAGCTTTGGGAGAAGTTGTCTTGTTGAGCCCAGGAGCGCTTAAGGTGGCCGTGCTTGGCTGCATGGAGCAAAGGAACGCGCTTCTGAAGGAGCTGCAAAGTCTGGGCCAAGCTGGTCCGTCGAGGAGAGTCTTGGAGTTCCTCGAGGTGCTTTGCTGTCAGATTGCTCAGCAGAAGCAAGGCCTCGGAGAAGTCCCGGAAAGCAGCCAGCAGTCCTGGCATGTCCCTTGCATCCCGCAGCGTGCCCAGGCACTCCAACAGCCAGCTGGCAGCCTGCGTGATCCGCCttgccccagcagcaccttcGATCCGAAGGATCTAGCACAGCAGAAGGTACAGTCAGTGCGGCTAAGGTTACGCATTGCTGTTGCATCCCTCTGGAAATGATACTGTatctgctgctgggaagaaaagaggTGCGTTTTGCCCAGCAGGCCCGCCCTAGTGAGCACACAGGGAATCCTAGcattattaaggttggaagagaccactaggatcatccagtccaaccccagcccaccctaCCGTGCCCGTTgctcatgtccctcagtgtcacatccccacggctctgaacacctccagggacggtgaccacaccactccctgggcagcctgtgccagtgcctcaccgctctgtctcagaaggaattgttcctaacacccaacctgaaccacaacctggtgcaacttgaggccatccccTCTCGTCCTATTGAAGAAACAACTGCTGCTCCAACTagagctcccccagcccctgtCCCAGCAGAGGGGACATCTCATCCCTCCCCACCTCTCTCTTCAGCACCGTCCCCTCTGGTGTTACCTTCACGGTCTCTGTTAGGACGCCCTTCGCTGCCGCAGCCAGCACCTCCCTGTGCCCAGGGCTGTCTGGCTGTCCCCGCAGCTGGcgggctgcctgcagcacgtGCCTCCCTGCCAGCACAAGGGACTCGGCCGTGAGCCGTGTCTCCTCCTGGTACACCTTGTCACCGGACTGCTCGGCCAACCTGGAAGAAAAGCCATGGGGTTCAGCTCGTCCCCATCCCACAAGTACCACCCACCACCCAGCAAAATCACCTTCTGGCGGCAGAAGCGAGTTCGTCGGTGGCTTTGGCTAATTCTTCTGCGTTCTCCTCTAGGTTGGGTAAGGTCTGACACATTCCATCTTCCTGTTCCAGGGCGAGGATTAGATGGCAGAGCTCTGCGGCCATGGGGCAGAGGATCCTCTggacagctctgctttctgtcgGAATTCCGAGATCACAGAGATAAACAGGTTCCATTGTGTCCCAcctggagaaaaaaggaaataaaacccGGGATGGTTCGGGATCCTTTGCAGTGTGCGTTGGTGATCGATTTCAGCAGCAACCTGGGGCTGGAGGAAACCCCCAATGCCATCAGAGCGTTGAGCGCAGCGCCAGCCTGCAGGAGGGAAGGCGTTGTGCTGCTCAGGCTGCGCGTGTAACCTGGAGCATCCCAGCCCCTCTGTAAGCAGAGCCCGTGTGTGTGTGACagctcagctctcagcagctccCATGGCAGCCGGTGTTACCTGAGCCCGGGCTGCACAAGCGATCACCTGGCCTggccccttcccctccccggCGTTGAGTTCTGCACCTGCAGAGAGCTCCGGATAGCAGCGATCTGAAGCCACGCGGGCAAATTAATGATTTATGAATTAATTCCCCCCGCCGCGGATGCTTTGAAAAACACAGGTCTGAAGGGCACAGGGCCCTCCCCAGCGCATCGCCCGCACCGTCAGCACGTGCAGCCCGGTGCATCGTGGACCGGCACGTCGCGGGGATGGCATCTGGCACACCACGAGGACGCTGGTGCCAAGCTGCTTTGCCAAGGAGAAATTCATCTCTCGTTTGGCGTAGGAGACAGAAAACGGGCAGACTTGCTGCCTCTTCTGGCTTTCCCTGCATCCGTTCGCCGATGGAGGGTAAGCCGCAGGAAAACCCTTCTGCTGGGAGGTCAAGCTTCGGCCCTGcctcctgctgggctgctgcagggaacagcCCTACGACCCGCTGCTCCCTCGCCTTTAGGGTGGGCGTCGTGGCCCGGCTGCGTCCTGCGGGGCGCAGCGCGCGTCCCCCCGCCTGCCTTCTGCGGAGGGGCACGGAGCGCGTCACCAGCCTCGTGCAGCCCGCGGCCGTGCGTTGTGTGCACGCATCGTGCAGCACGCACCGTGCCCCGCCCCCGTGCGCGCTCCcggaggaggaagaggaggaggaggaggaggaagaggaggcggCTCCGGGCCTGGCCGAACGCTGCCGCGATGGACAGCTCGGGGAAGGAGCGGGAGGCCGTGCAGCTGATGGCCGAGGCCGAGAAGCGGGTGAAGGGCTCGCACTCCTTCCTGCGGGGGCTCTTCGGGTGAGCGAATGGGGCGGGCGAGGGGGGGGGGTTGCAAAAAGAGGAGGGGGCTGCAAAATAACGGGGGGCTGCGGTGCGCAGGGGGGGCTGCAGAAGGGAGACGCGATGGGTTGTGGGGTtgcaaaaaggggaaaatggcAAAAGTGGGGTGCGCAGCGTGCAGTGGGGTTGCGTAAGGGGGAGTGCACGGCCCAGACgacagctctgccccat
The sequence above is drawn from the Numida meleagris isolate 19003 breed g44 Domestic line chromosome 3, NumMel1.0, whole genome shotgun sequence genome and encodes:
- the LOC110396117 gene encoding uncharacterized protein LOC110396117 isoform X1, which codes for MEPVYLCDLGIPTESRAVQRILCPMAAELCHLILALEQEDGMCQTLPNLEENAEELAKATDELASAARRLAEQSGDKVYQEETRLTAESLVLAGRHVLQAARQLRGQPDSPGHREVLAAAAKGVLTETVKILRIEGAAGARRITQAASWLLECLGTLRDARDMPGLLAAFRDFSEALLLLSNLTAKHLEELQDSPRRTSLAQTLQLLQKRVPLLHAAKHGHLKRSWAQQDNFSQSYAFQLMERTVQELVSLLVDSTGSKELQDGHGTFSQHVHRLLALLCRPDPVHLSDSEFSAHVEAVVFYCMLLAETCRPDLKQELVKRCWVLLRLRKSICCHVSQQEGRTGPSLGESSLKEKCHTMGKEVENLDQAVLKATLNQILDTFSEAKEPLRQLVEEALTLAGTGCFPAGQGALLKKLQPLTATFFTHAQQMLRVAGFVLARCTKTQTAREIQDWVEYLKSLLASLPPVLTEMSRNPAHTSTAQQLQSLYHAWAGTTESLSQCFEETVSMHEFLKLSIQEMAKHKECCDEALQSEDPERLSWHATSLTSWAHWVAEAAARYVDRATDPIFRNGLLVWVEQLAKSVLELKAATALCLERRSCLQTRDAFSKTVSCLMDSAHRVRDGLDGSNHPDILSPLREQVRSTDVAKELELSSPYAGLKNVTSQAQLQDDVLSHPSPQAGNSHPDVAPRKGEMQPVITALLEATRAHDTAAVNAACSALLELSNCCVNAAKEALPVAASPLMEMLGQYQKMILLTQCVISLAREIAPGQLQRQGRLLQMALTLSETICETKECLAAVAGSWYSLSQQVLGFILAADFMSGKQALDETMMGLAGAVQLAEDIASMACSKQYPICPGVWENFLQVQAKFSHAQMNTKVLLEKAMSFKGSCKLGEAILELRCVQWAISMHVLLGAVDQFIGKDILFLRELRSAMKNKLCSQSLLAAVSENSLRLQEAAQLSYFTCPEDCSRSEILALREEINVLMEALLDASNTLLVSPLPTASLYVRFELLQRDLALRAKALLLHLEKANTEHLQVIRDVVGPALSPLPEECREMSQKAFKEKASRLMANVQWVKTTLQDVLETTAQLQSQADLLSVADHLLVLTSDAVGSASQLFQSHQDKRHLHLDIIVWYWSAKAHYLATQLQAVQGINGHILELMRQHLQNVGDQCSPGQCSSTAKLSPARQLHALRPTKSAETWQSGSGQASRAVREAREMRENGPLSTFFASSPGKQEREDSIRMQGGPSRMPQITKDMALRMLHMTQFLRKKGPITSKEQLVACARQLASDGLAFVTFGRAVAKICLDKRCSTELLRAAEQTHTISSQLAIVARVKAVTAESKSSSELLVSNAQNLLQAAGHVLKATEAACIKGLRQPAPDSQEAAAAAFCTEWRKNLLWHRAKQCFNSDRDELGLRKTQARAEPTLTAMVQGQSPLTDSTARCPTSITGHAITGNHLQKHEGTSAADELPHFEDMRWLGLFGRQ
- the LOC110396117 gene encoding uncharacterized protein LOC110396117 isoform X3, which produces MEPVYLCDLGIPTESRAVQRILCPMAAELCHLILALEQEDGMCQTLPNLEENAEELAKATDELASAARRLAEQSGDKVYQEETRLTAESLVLAGRHVLQAARQLRGQPDSPGHREVLAAAAKGVLTETVKILRIEGAAGARRITQAASWLLECLGTLRDARDMPGLLAAFRDFSEALLLLSNLTAKHLEELQDSPRRTSLAQTLQLLQKRVPLLHAAKHGHLKRSWAQQDNFSQSYAFQLMERTVQELVSLLVDSTGSKELQDGHGTFSQHVHRLLALLCRPDPVHLSDSEFSAHVEAVVFYCMLLAETCRPDLKQELVKRCWVLLRLRKSICCHVSQQEGRTGPSLGESSLKEKCHTMGKEVENLDQAVLKATLNQILDTFSEAKEPLRQLVEEALTLAGTGCFPAGQGALLKKLQPLTATFFTHAQQMLRVAGFVLARCTKTQTAREIQDWVEYLKSLLASLPPVLTEMSRNPAHTSTAQQLQSLYHAWAGTTESLSQCFEETVSMHEFLKLSIQEMAKHKECCDEALQSEDPERLSWHATSLTSWAHWVAEAAARYVDRATDPIFRNGLLVWVEQLAKSVLELKAATALCLERRSCLQTRDAFSKTVSCLMDSAHRVRDGLDGSNHPDILSPLREQVRSTDVAKELELSSPYAGLKNVTSQAQLQDDVLSHPSPQAGNSHPDVAPRKGEMQPVITALLEATRAHDTAAVNAACSALLELSNCCVNAAKEALPVAASPLMEMLGQYQKMILLTQCVISLAREIAPGQLQRQGRLLQMALTLSETICETKECLAAVAGSWYSLSQQVLGFILAADFMSGKQALDETMMGLAGAVQLAEDIASMACSKQYPICPGVWENFLQVQAKFSHAQMNTKVLLEKAMSFKGSCKLGEAILELRCVQWAISMHVLLGAVDQFIGKDILFLRELRSAMKNKLCSQSLLAAVSENSLRLQEAAQLSYFTCPEDCSRSEILALREEINVLMEALLDASNTLLVSPLPTASLYVRFELLQRDLALRAKALLLHLEKANTEHLQVIRDVVGPALSPLPEECREMSQKAFKEKASRLMANVQWVKTTLQDVLETTAQLQSQADLLSVADHLLVLTSDAVGSASQLFQSHQDKRHLHLDIIVWYWSAKAHYLATQLQAVQGINGHILELMRQHLQNVGDQCSPGQCSSTAKLSPARQLHALRPTKSAETWQSGSGQASRAVREAREMLLS
- the LOC110396117 gene encoding uncharacterized protein LOC110396117 isoform X2 yields the protein MPGLLAAFRDFSEALLLLSNLTAKHLEELQDSPRRTSLAQTLQLLQKRVPLLHAAKHGHLKRSWAQQDNFSQSYAFQLMERTVQELVSLLVDSTGSKELQDGHGTFSQHVHRLLALLCRPDPVHLSDSEFSAHVEAVVFYCMLLAETCRPDLKQELVKRCWVLLRLRKSICCHVSQQEGRTGPSLGESSLKEKCHTMGKEVENLDQAVLKATLNQILDTFSEAKEPLRQLVEEALTLAGTGCFPAGQGALLKKLQPLTATFFTHAQQMLRVAGFVLARCTKTQTAREIQDWVEYLKSLLASLPPVLTEMSRNPAHTSTAQQLQSLYHAWAGTTESLSQCFEETVSMHEFLKLSIQEMAKHKECCDEALQSEDPERLSWHATSLTSWAHWVAEAAARYVDRATDPIFRNGLLVWVEQLAKSVLELKAATALCLERRSCLQTRDAFSKTVSCLMDSAHRVRDGLDGSNHPDILSPLREQVRSTDVAKELELSSPYAGLKNVTSQAQLQDDVLSHPSPQAGNSHPDVAPRKGEMQPVITALLEATRAHDTAAVNAACSALLELSNCCVNAAKEALPVAASPLMEMLGQYQKMILLTQCVISLAREIAPGQLQRQGRLLQMALTLSETICETKECLAAVAGSWYSLSQQVLGFILAADFMSGKQALDETMMGLAGAVQLAEDIASMACSKQYPICPGVWENFLQVQAKFSHAQMNTKVLLEKAMSFKGSCKLGEAILELRCVQWAISMHVLLGAVDQFIGKDILFLRELRSAMKNKLCSQSLLAAVSENSLRLQEAAQLSYFTCPEDCSRSEILALREEINVLMEALLDASNTLLVSPLPTASLYVRFELLQRDLALRAKALLLHLEKANTEHLQVIRDVVGPALSPLPEECREMSQKAFKEKASRLMANVQWVKTTLQDVLETTAQLQSQADLLSVADHLLVLTSDAVGSASQLFQSHQDKRHLHLDIIVWYWSAKAHYLATQLQAVQGINGHILELMRQHLQNVGDQCSPGQCSSTAKLSPARQLHALRPTKSAETWQSGSGQASRAVREAREMRENGPLSTFFASSPGKQEREDSIRMQGGPSRMPQITKDMALRMLHMTQFLRKKGPITSKEQLVACARQLASDGLAFVTFGRAVAKICLDKRCSTELLRAAEQTHTISSQLAIVARVKAVTAESKSSSELLVSNAQNLLQAAGHVLKATEAACIKGLRQPAPDSQEAAAAAFCTEWRKNLLWHRAKQCFNSDRDELGLRKTQARAEPTLTAMVQGQSPLTDSTARCPTSITGHAITGNHLQKHEGTSAADELPHFEDMRWLGLFGRQ